The genomic stretch TCCGGGTGAACTTAGAGGTAAAGTAGTTTAAACTGCAGGCATGGTTTCTAATCCTACTCgatcgaaaagaaaaaaaagtacagACTCATCATCGGTTCCGTCGATTTCAGTAGCATAACATAACCCATCACGAAAATACAATATGTAAATTGAAACATAGTCCACAAGATAATTGAAAAAATTCACGCAAGGAACAGTTCCTCTCCCAATGGTATAAAGCCggtaaaaaagaacaaaaaaaaaaaaaaaaaaacagacGAGTTCGTTAAAGAGCGAATATTAGTAGGTCATAAcaaatgatgaagagacaaGAAGATCCAGTTCTTTCCCGTTTTGGTCGACGTCATCGAGCCGCTTCCGCATGACAATGAAGCTTCATAGCCACTGTCCGCATGCAATCGGACCCATTCGATCGTCAAAGATGCTTCCGTAAAGATCTTCAATTTCTACTAGGTATTCGTCCACGGTGAACTTCATCAGGCCTTTGTTCTGCAAAACAAGCTCCTCTTCATCGAGCACACGAGCGCCACCAAactcctccacaacctcATTCACTTGCTCCAGCTCCTTCCCAAAGGGATGTGGTTCGGGATTGGAGTATTCCTGAGCTGGCCGAATTGCAGGGCTGCTGCGCACGGAATTTAACGGAGGAGGCGATAGCCGAGAGATGGAGCGCTGACGAGCCAACTCTTGGTGGGACCGTTTCGTGTGGGAAAGCGCCCGCTTGGGAACCAAGGGCGCATCTGTAGACGATGCAGTCGATGTAGAGGATCGAGGATGGCTGGTCACAGTCGCTGAGCGCTTGGGGAAATACGACGATAGAGGATTGGGCTCGATGGGAGAGTCGCTGGGAGTTGTGACGGGCGATCCGAAACTCTGATGCGCAAAAGACAGTTCCGAATCATCTGGAGATTGGAGAGATGACGTAGACGACGATCCCGCTGAATGAAGATCGGGCGCATTGTAAGCGAGCATATTCGTGGTCGACAACAACTCCACCGGTGCTGAGATCTTTCCCCGATTGATGGTCCCAGAAGAGAATTTGACTTGTCCTTCCCTGTAGGGCATCGGTGCCGACACCTCAGGGCGCTTGTGGCGCTTGGTAAATGCTCGGGTCAGCGAGGACATGGTGGTGGTTCCGAGAGTTTACAGCGATGCGATATAGTAGTCAATAACGTTCACCCAAGAAGCGGGTTGGTATAGGTTATTTGTATTGCAGCTGCTATTTTTGATCGACTGTCACGTCAACCGTCACTCTTCCTTATCAAATAGTCCTCCTATTTTTAGTGCCTGTCAAACGTTCGTTTGCGGTACCGATAAAGAATGTGTGGTGACGATTGCGGGGTTGGCACcagaaggaatggaagattAATGACTGGAATGTCCGTTATCAGATATGGACGGTGCGCTTTGATATACgaattctctcttttttttagttGTTTATCTGTCTCCGGTGCTTGTCGAAGATCAAAATTTCTGGATATTCATTCAATGAAAGTCGAGGCGGagattcctttttcttgcacAGCAGAAAATCGGATGGTGGGAAGTCCCGTCTCAAGTGGGTGGATTGATTGACTCAAGGGGTGGAATAATTGCAGCAGCACTCTGTACTGGCTAAATCGGGGCGGACAACCAGGACGCGCCACGGGGTTTTAATAAGGAAGTGTAAAAAGTACCAAATCAAGGATAGAAGGAGGGAATCCAGGATCATGTAAATAAatccaggagaagagaatggaatgaaagaaTAAGAAGTGAAATAGTTGATCCAAGGTAAAGAATCCCCCAGGGAGGAATGGAccaagaaacgaagaaaggaagaaaagaagtgaAGTATGTAAatgagaggggaagaagaggaaaaggaaggtAAAAAGGTAGGGGCGGAGGCGAATGGCCTTATGGGAGTGTTCCAGGCTTTTTCGATCCACCAGGCTGATGGACACCCATTTAGAGTTTTACCTGCTGGTCCCCTTCAAGGTTATCCAGTCACCATCTGTTCGTCGGATGCTTCCCGCGTTTCCCACGGTTCAGTCACTCACTCTCCTATGGTTCAAACAGCCTGTTCCTTGGTGAACAATAGGAAAAACTTTCGCCTTCTGCCAGGGGACCCTGACTCTTGTGGATTCTCATGCGTGAATTTCGGTCTTTTTCAGGTTCGAGAACCTATATGTGATCCATGGGAACCGCAAATGCCGATGTTGACCCAGAGTACAAAGTAAATATGGTATGTTTTCTCTCCCCCCGGTACGGAAGTACCCCGTAAGGAAGGCCCCaaaaatcaatcaatctatGGATCTATTAATGGAGATGCGATTATCTCCTGCTGACCTCAGGCAGACGTCTTTGCATGATCCGGTCTTCCGACGGCCAAGACCGCTTGATGTGACTATCCCACGCGGTTCCTTGCGACCTGCCATTCGGTAGATATGGACGATGCGAAGCGCCGGGGCTGTTTTCTCAGTTGCGTGGCACACGTACGACGCAGAGTGATGGCCATTAAATTAAACCATGACCTAACCATTACTACCACTCGATACCCAGGTAACCTCtacttctcctcccttctGAATACCATCCCTCTCATAGGAGAATACTTGTATCCTCCTTCGACCCGTGTCCTAGATGCCAACATGAGACGGCACGACCCCTGGTATCCCCGCCCTGGGAGGAATCATCCATGTCCCTgattaattatttttttccaCCTctccgacgaagaaaaacagagCAATCATAACGACTCAAGCATCATCGCACTGCAATAGTCAAGCGACGGTGCCGGAGTTGGCGTCAGGAACGGCAACGGAATGACCTCTCAGGAGCGCCATGTACCATCAGCAGTGGGGATGAAACAACTCTGCGGCCGCGGTGTCTCAGCGTATCGCCAGCCAACCAAAATACTATTAGTGCTGTGCATGACTGTGGAGTGTGTGATCTACGAAGTATGATAGGtaaactttttttttcctgtgCTATATGATTGATCGATCCAACATACTTCCTACTGTATACTTTTAAGGTAGTATCagctttcattcattcctttgttttttggAGGACCTATTCGTCGCACAGAAGCGTGTCGAGACTCCTGAACCGATCTGAAATCTGATCCCGACAATGGGCTTTCGGTGTCAATGCGCGCGGGTCAACTCCACCCAGTGGGTAAACTTAATACACGAAGTAAATTGTGGACTTCGTTTGCAAC from Aspergillus oryzae RIB40 DNA, chromosome 1 encodes the following:
- a CDS encoding uncharacterized protein (predicted protein) → MSSLTRAFTKRHKRPEVSAPMPYREGQVKFSSGTINRGKISAPVELLSTTNMLAYNAPDLHSAGSSSTSSLQSPDDSELSFAHQSFGSPVTTPSDSPIEPNPLSSYFPKRSATVTSHPRSSTSTASSTDAPLVPKRALSHTKRSHQELARQRSISRLSPPPLNSVRSSPAIRPAQEYSNPEPHPFGKELEQVNEVVEEFGGARVLDEEELVLQNKGLMKFTVDEYLVEIEDLYGSIFDDRMGPIACGQWL